A portion of the Naumovozyma castellii chromosome 2, complete genome genome contains these proteins:
- the MIM2 gene encoding Mim2p (ancestral locus Anc_8.285), with amino-acid sequence MNGGEAFELDADTLLSRQQDVIREMWNAENDIVNDISNITEMNFFGNEEDEHNEQEEEEEEEFEDFEEYEDDLDYNSALIEAQQQWDESLEQLNKVLNWILLPMIGKIAGRRVAGVIWRRVMNYIWKS; translated from the coding sequence ATGAACGGTGGTGAGGCTTTTGAACTAGATGCGGACACACTTTTGAGCCGTCAACAAGATGTCATCAGGGAAATGTGGAATGCAGAAAACGATATAGTGAATGATATAAGCAACATAACTGAGATGAACTTCTTTGGaaatgaggaagatgagCATAACGagcaagaagaagaggaagaggaagaatttgaagacttTGAAGAGTACGAGGATGATCTTGACTACAATTCCGCACTGATAGAAGCCCAGCAACAATGGGACGAATCACTAGAGCAACTAAATAAGGTACTCAACTGGATTCTACTACCCATGATTGGCAAGATTGCTGGAAGAAGAGTTGCTGGTGTCATATGGAGACGGGTAATGAATTACATCTGGAAGAGCTAA